One window of Cuculus canorus isolate bCucCan1 chromosome 10, bCucCan1.pri, whole genome shotgun sequence genomic DNA carries:
- the LOC104054339 gene encoding G-protein coupled receptor 83 isoform X1 produces the protein MPGMLLQSYRSPMVGFLEEFDHYSSLAKLMSIYQVTNRTTFNWTDSRIVEWEKFAELAKYEPESQKPTVKALLIVAYSVIIIMSLFGNMLVCHVVLKNKRMHSATSLFIVNLAVSDIMITLLNTPFTLVRFVNSTWIFGKAMCHISRFVQYCSLHVSTLTLTAIALDRHQELKVTVQSVLQVILHPLKQRMSLTKGALSISLIWLMATCFSLPHAIYQKLFQYNYREATVRSLCIPDFPEPAELVWKYLDLSTFLLLYLLPLLIITITYTRLAKKLWLRNAIGDITTQQYITHHKNKKKSIKMLMLVVVVFAVCWFPLNCYVVLISSLGIKTKNSLYFALHWFAMSSTCYNPFIYCWLNESFRSELKSLLCMCQKVPQVQDNAQPPVVMSCREAWMERARCRKGPASQTIYSTVNVQTANADL, from the exons ATGCCCGGGATGCTGCTTCAGTCATATAGGTCACCAATGGTGGGGTTTCTTGAGGAGTTTGACCATTACTCTTCCTTGGCCAAACTCATGTCAATCTACCAAGTAACCAACAGGACCACCTTCAACTGGACAGACAGCCGCATTGTCGAGTGGGAGAAATTTGCTGAGCTGGCTAAATATGAGCCAGAATCCCAGAAACCAACAGTGAAAGCTCTCCTAATCGTGGCGTACTCGGTGATTATCATCATGTCCCTCTTTGGGAACATGCTGGTGTGCCACGTGGTGCTGAAGAACAAGAGGATGCACTCAGCCACCAGTCTTTTCATCGTCAACCTGGCAGTGTCTGACATTATGATCACGCTGCTCAACACACCTTTTACCCTG GTTCGCTTCGTGAACAGCACGTGGATCTTTGGGAAGGCCATGTGCCACATCAGCCGCTTCGTCCAGTACTGCTCCCTCCATGTCTCCACGCTGACCCTGACGGCCATCGCCCTGGACAGGCACCAG GAGCTGAAAGTCACGGTGCAGTCTGTGTTGCAGGTCATCCTGCACCCACTGAAGCAGAGGATGTCACTAACCAAGGGAGCACTCAGCATCTCTCTTATCTGGCTGATGGCAACCTGCTTCTCCCTGCCCCATGCCATCTATCAAAAGCTTTTCCAGTACAACTACAG ggAAGCCACTGTCCGGAGTTTGTGTATCCCTGATTTTCCTGAGCCTGCAGAACTGGTCTGGAAATATCTGGACCTGTCTACCTTCCTCCTTCTTTACCTCCTACCTCTGCTAATCATCACCATCACCTACACACGCTTGGCTAAGAAGCTGTGGCTCCGCAATGCCATTGGGGACATCACCACACAGCAGTACATCACCCACCACAAGAACAAGAAGAAGAGCATCAAGATGCTGATGCTTGTGGTGGTGGTCTTTGCTGTCTGCTGGTTCCCTCTCAACTGCTACGTGGTGCTCATCTCCAGTCTGGGTATCAAGACAAAGAACTCCCTCTATTTCGCTCTGCACTGGTTCGCCATGAGCAGCACCTGCTACAACCCTTTCATCTACTGTTGGCTGAACGAGAGCTTCCGCTCGGAGCTCAAGTCCCTGCTCTGCATGTGCCAGAAGGTGCCTCAGGTTCAGGACAACGCGCAACCACCTGTGGTCATGTCCTGCCGTGAGGCGTGGATGGAGCGGGCCAGGTGCAGGAAGGGACCTGCCTCACAGACCATTTACTCCACTGTAAATGTCCAGACAGCCAACGCAGACCTGTGA
- the LOC104054339 gene encoding G-protein coupled receptor 83 isoform X2: protein MPGMLLQSYRSPMVGFLEEFDHYSSLAKLMSIYQVTNRTTFNWTDSRIVEWEKFAELAKYEPESQKPTVKALLIVAYSVIIIMSLFGNMLVCHVVLKNKRMHSATSLFIVNLAVSDIMITLLNTPFTLVRFVNSTWIFGKAMCHISRFVQYCSLHVSTLTLTAIALDRHQVILHPLKQRMSLTKGALSISLIWLMATCFSLPHAIYQKLFQYNYREATVRSLCIPDFPEPAELVWKYLDLSTFLLLYLLPLLIITITYTRLAKKLWLRNAIGDITTQQYITHHKNKKKSIKMLMLVVVVFAVCWFPLNCYVVLISSLGIKTKNSLYFALHWFAMSSTCYNPFIYCWLNESFRSELKSLLCMCQKVPQVQDNAQPPVVMSCREAWMERARCRKGPASQTIYSTVNVQTANADL from the exons ATGCCCGGGATGCTGCTTCAGTCATATAGGTCACCAATGGTGGGGTTTCTTGAGGAGTTTGACCATTACTCTTCCTTGGCCAAACTCATGTCAATCTACCAAGTAACCAACAGGACCACCTTCAACTGGACAGACAGCCGCATTGTCGAGTGGGAGAAATTTGCTGAGCTGGCTAAATATGAGCCAGAATCCCAGAAACCAACAGTGAAAGCTCTCCTAATCGTGGCGTACTCGGTGATTATCATCATGTCCCTCTTTGGGAACATGCTGGTGTGCCACGTGGTGCTGAAGAACAAGAGGATGCACTCAGCCACCAGTCTTTTCATCGTCAACCTGGCAGTGTCTGACATTATGATCACGCTGCTCAACACACCTTTTACCCTG GTTCGCTTCGTGAACAGCACGTGGATCTTTGGGAAGGCCATGTGCCACATCAGCCGCTTCGTCCAGTACTGCTCCCTCCATGTCTCCACGCTGACCCTGACGGCCATCGCCCTGGACAGGCACCAG GTCATCCTGCACCCACTGAAGCAGAGGATGTCACTAACCAAGGGAGCACTCAGCATCTCTCTTATCTGGCTGATGGCAACCTGCTTCTCCCTGCCCCATGCCATCTATCAAAAGCTTTTCCAGTACAACTACAG ggAAGCCACTGTCCGGAGTTTGTGTATCCCTGATTTTCCTGAGCCTGCAGAACTGGTCTGGAAATATCTGGACCTGTCTACCTTCCTCCTTCTTTACCTCCTACCTCTGCTAATCATCACCATCACCTACACACGCTTGGCTAAGAAGCTGTGGCTCCGCAATGCCATTGGGGACATCACCACACAGCAGTACATCACCCACCACAAGAACAAGAAGAAGAGCATCAAGATGCTGATGCTTGTGGTGGTGGTCTTTGCTGTCTGCTGGTTCCCTCTCAACTGCTACGTGGTGCTCATCTCCAGTCTGGGTATCAAGACAAAGAACTCCCTCTATTTCGCTCTGCACTGGTTCGCCATGAGCAGCACCTGCTACAACCCTTTCATCTACTGTTGGCTGAACGAGAGCTTCCGCTCGGAGCTCAAGTCCCTGCTCTGCATGTGCCAGAAGGTGCCTCAGGTTCAGGACAACGCGCAACCACCTGTGGTCATGTCCTGCCGTGAGGCGTGGATGGAGCGGGCCAGGTGCAGGAAGGGACCTGCCTCACAGACCATTTACTCCACTGTAAATGTCCAGACAGCCAACGCAGACCTGTGA